The bacterium genomic interval GCGCGTGGAGGTGCTCGGCCGCGGCTTTGCCTGGCTCGACACCGGCACGCATGACTCACTCATCGAAGCCTCGACCTACGTCGCGACCGTCGAAAAGCGCCAGGGCTTGAAGATTTCGTGCATCGAAGAGATTGCCTATCGCATGGGCTATATCTCGGCAGAGCAACTGCGCCGCCTCGCCGAACCGCTCGCCAAGAACGAGTACGGCAAATATTTATTGGAACTGTTGCGCTGAGACCGACACCCGGATCGCACCGTTTTTCCTGCGCGGTTGCCCCCCATTCAAAAAGACTTCAAGCTCGCCGGAATAAAGCTGCCTGTCAGGAGTAATGTAGGCAAAACGACACTTGCACGAATTACTCTTGACAGGAGAGTCTCATGAAATCGCGTCTGTTTTTCCTTTCACTGTTGCTGGTGCTGTCCGGGGCGTTGCAGGGTCAGGGGCTCATTATCCGCCCGGATTTCCAGCCGGCCAGTCTGGAATTGCGCCGTCACACGATTACCGCCCAAATCCACGAACAAATCGCAGTGGTGACAGTCGAGCACGAGTTTTACAATCCCGGCTCGGCAACGGTCGAGGGCACTTTTCTCTTTCCGCTGCCGGCCAGTGCGCACGTTTCGCGCTTTAGCATGAATGCCGACGGCAAGGAGATGGCTGGCGAGTTGTTGAGTGCGGAGGAGGCACGCCGCATATATGAAGACATTGTGCGCAAGCAACTCGATCCGGCGCTCCTGGAAATGGCCGATTACCGCACGTTTCGCGCACGCATCTTTCCCATTCCCGCCCAAGCCACACGCAGGCTGACACTGCGCTACGACGCCAACCTCGCGCGCGAGGGCAACACGGTCACGTTTCAGTATCCCGTGCAGGGCACGCTCACGCCTCGCCGTGCCGGCGGGCCGTGGCCGGAACCCATGCCGCGCCCCGGCGTGCCGATTCCACTCGAAGACGAACGCGCCTACCAACCGGAAAGCGTGAAATCCCGGCAGAGTATGCTGCATCTCGAGTTGCAGACGGAAACTGCGCTGCGCAACATCTATTCGCCTTCGCATCAGGTCGAAATCCGCCCGGAAGGTGACCGCCGGGCGACCGTCGATTGTGAGATGAGTGAGGCGCTGGAGGGCCGCGACTTCCTGCTCTACTATTCGCTTGATCCCAATGAAATCGCCACAACCTTGTTGACGCATCGCCCGGAAAGCGACCGACCCGGCTATTTCATGCTGCTCATCTCGCCGCAGGTTGAGTTGCAGGAGGATCAAGTTTTGGCGCGGGATCTGGTTTTGGTGCTCGATACTTCGGGCAGCATGGCGGGCGAGAAGATCACGCAGGCGAAAGCGGCTCTGCGCTATTGCTTGCAGCGGCTCGGCGAGCGCGATCGTTTCGGGCTGGTAACCTTCAGTTCCGAAGTCAGGCTGTTTCGGCCGGCTTTGGCCGGCGCCAGCGCGCGCGATGATGCGCTATGGCACGTTGACCGGCTGGAGGCGACGGGCGGCACCAACCTCAACGAGGCACTGCTGGCGGCACACCAGCTCTTGCGCGAGACGCCGGCAGGCCGCGGCATGATTATCTTCCTTACCGACGGCCTGCCCTCCACCGGCGTGCAGGAGGAGGGCCAGATTCGCCGCAATCTGCGGCAAGCCAATCACAATGGCGTGCGCATCTTTTCATTTGGCGTCGGCTTCGATGTCAACACCAAGCTGCTCGACGGCATCGGCCGCGACCATCATGCTTTCGCCGACTACATTGCGCCCCAGGAAAACATCGGAGCACGCGTGGCGAAGTTCTATGAAAAAGTGCGTTACCCGGTGATGGGCAACCTCACCTGCGAATTTCGCGGCACCGATGTGAGGTTGTTGTCGCCTCGCCACTTGCCGGACTTGTTCAAAGGCGGCCAGATTATCCTGGCGGGCCGCTATCAAGAGGCCGGGCACGCCAGCATGACATTGCGCGGCCAGGTCGGCGAACGCTGGCAAACCCTGCAGTACGAATTCGACTTTCCGCAGCGTGAGCGCGCGCGTGAGTTCGTCGCGCGTTTGTGGGCCACGCGCCGGGTGGGTGATTTGTTGGAGGAGATCCGGCTGAACGGTGAAAACGCGGAATTGAAAAATGAAGTGATCAGCCTGGCGAAAGAATTCGGTCTGGTGACGCCCTACACTTCCTATCTGGTGCGGGAAGAAGAGGAATTCGCCGGGCGGGCGCTGCCGGGCGAGGTGCGCTCCTGGGAAAGGCCGGTGGCGCCTGCGCCGGCAGACCGCATGTTGCTGCAAGCCGCATCCGGTGCGGAAGCGGTTGCGCTGAGCAAATCGATTCGCGCGATGAAGGATGCCGCCGTGGTCGCGGAGGACAAGCCGGGGCGCCTGAAGGTGGTGCGAGGCCGGACGCTGACCCAGCATACCGGCGGTGTCTGGATTGATGCGGGGTTCAAACCCGCCATGGCAACTGTGAAGATCCCCTTTGCCTCCGCAACCTACTTCAGGTTTCTGCGCCTCTTCCCGGAAGCCGGGGATTTCTGCCGCCTCGGCCAGAAAGTGATTTTCAAATGGCGGGAAACGTTCGTGGAGATTGGAGAGCAGGGAGCGCAACAGTTGGACGAGGCCGAGCTGCGCAAGCTGATCAAGTGAAAAATGCTGCGCGGCGCCGGCGCGCAATTGGAAAGACCTCGCAGCCACTTCAAAACCTTGTCTCGGTCTATGCCTGGGCAAGGTTTTGCTGTTTTGATTTGGATTTTTTGCAGAAACTTCGCATAATGGCGCCAGCCAATGGAAGTTCGGTTGAAACAAATATTGGAGAGTCATCATGAGCCTGTGGGAAAAAATTGCCAGAGATCTGCAGCAAAGCGCCACGACCTTCTCGGAATTGGCCAGTGATTGGATCAAGAGCGGCGCCGAGGCGTTGCGTGAGGGTTTGGAGACGGCATCGGAAAAGACCGCACAAGCCACCAAGCTCGCCAAACTGAAGTGGGAGAAGAATCTGATCCACCGCGAGATCGAGAAAGCATTTCTCGCGCTCGGCGGTCAGGTCTATGAGTGGCACGTGCAGGGCAAGCTCTCCGAAGTCGCGACGCTGGCACAGGACAAATTCGAAGCGCTGCGCGTCCTGGAAAGCAAGCTCGAAAGCAAAGAGAAGGAAATTGCCGATCTGCAAGACGCCGCAGCCGCCGCCCCCTCCGACCCAGACACGACGACTGCATCTGCCCAATCATGACACAGACAGGAGACCAGCATGAGTTACATCAACAAAGCCTACCAGCCCAAGCCCACGGAGGTCTTGTGCAGCTATTACCTCGAACCGGCGCCCAGGAACACCCTGGCCGATGCCGCCGAAGAGTTGTGCAAGAAAGCTTCTGTTGATGTGGTTGGAGGAGAGATGGTGCATGGGCTGCGCGCCTGTGCCTACGCGGTGCATGAGGAAGGCACGCAGGTGGCCTTCCCCGCCGAGTTGTTCGAGGGCGGCAATATCCCGCAGATGCTCACCATCATTGCGGGCAAGATCTTCGGATTGGAGAAGATCGCGAGCTTGCGGCTGCAGGATGTGTGCTTTCCGGAATGGTGGATTAAGAGCTTTCGCGGTTCGGCGTATGGCAGTGGGCTGCTGGCCACGTTCTTCGGCAATCCGGCCCGGCCGCTGGTGGCCTCACTCATCAGCCCGGAAGTCGGCTTGACGCTCGCCGCTTACAAGGAAAAGGCGCGAGCTTCGTTTCTGGGCGGCTGTGACATCGTGCGCGACAGCCCGCAAATCTGCAACATGCCGGCGAATTCGTTCGAGAGCCGCGTTGACACGATTTTGGCGCTGGCGCGCGAGTGTGCCGAGAAGACCGGCATGCCCAAGATGTACTTTCCCAATGTCAGCGGCCCGGGCCACGTGGTGCTGCAGCGCACGCAATTTGCCGTCAAAAAAGGATGCCGCGGCGTGGTTATCGATTTCCAGGCGTGCGGGTTCAGCATGCTGCAAATGCTGCGCAGTGAATTTCCCGAGTTGGTGATCTATGCCGACCGCACCTCGCATGCGACCACCGCCCGCAACAAGCGGCAGGGTATCTCGATGACTACGCTCGGCAAGCTCGCCCGGTTGGCGGGCGCCGATCTGGTTGAAATCGGCTCGATCACCGGCGACATGGTGGAAACCGAGGCGCACGTGGTTCAGCTTCACACCAATCTGCTGGCGGATCTCTTCAAGACACGCGATCCGAATCGCTTTGATCAGAATTGGCACGGCCTCGGCAACAGCCTGCCGGTCACCTCCGGCGGTTTGAAGGCTGCAGATGTACGCGGTCTGCGCCTGCGCTTTGGCAATCAACTGGTTCTGCAGTTTGGCCGCAGCATGACCGGCAAGGAACACGTCTCCCAGCATCATGTCGAGATGTTTCTGGATGAGTTGGGCCCGCTGGTGCCGCTGGTGTAGCGCTGCGGGGTCAAAGTTGGCGATGGTCGTGGGATTGGTTTGAGCTGTGACAATACTGAACGGTAGGGCCGCGGAACAGCGAGAGCCGCGAGGGACACGAGTGTGACTGAAGAGTGCTTGTCGTGAGGGGGAACGAGTCTATGCTTGTGCCGCCTCCAGATTGGCGACGCGGCCCTCCAGCTCTGCGATGGCTTTGTTTTGCCTGTGGTCAGAAGCCTGTAAATTGCTTATCTCAGACTGCAGGCGATCTTGTCCCGCCCCCAAGGCCGTCTTCTCCTGGTCAAACAGTTCGAAACGCCGCAGCACGGTATCCATCATAGTCAGCATCTCGTTGCGAAACTGAGCGTCACGTTTTTCGATGTCCGCAATTTGGCTGGCAAGGGTGTCGAATCTCTTGACCACGGCATCGACGAGATTCGCAAACTTCTCGGAGTTCTCGTCTCGCAGAGACTGGATTCTCGTTGTGGTCTCCTGTTGCGCGGTGTGCAGGCCGTCACTCATTTCTCGACGCACAGACTGCAGGCCGTCACTCATTTCTTGACGCACCGAATCAAATCGTTCATTGGTTTCAGTGCGAAATGAGGCCAGGTCCTGAGCCAAGCCTTCGACACGCTTCTCCAACCGGTTCAGTTTTTTGAGAACCGGACTGTCTTTTTGAGGACGCTTGCGAGGTTTTGTCGGCATGAGATGTTTCTCCCTCCCTCAAGCAATGCCTTTCACTTCACAGCCAGGCGGGCGAGCGCGCGCCTCGCGGGTGGAGGCGCGTCGGACTTGTTGTTTCCCCTGAGAACCAGCAGTGCGCCCACTAGGAATCGAACCTAGAACCTCCGGATTAAGAGTCCGCTGCTCTGCCAGTTGAGCTATGGGCGCGAGACATCACAACGATGATCGAATCGAGAAGTGAGGGTGGAGAGAATCGAACTCTCGGCCAACGGCTTAAAAGGCCGCTGCTCTACCGGCTGAGCTACACCCTCGACCCAATTCGAACAAAACGCCGCCAATATAAATAATCCATGCCTGGCAGTCAATCTAAATTTCCACCGATTTGAACGCCACAGGGAGCTTCGCGCGGACCTGCCGAACTTCGAAGAATTTGGATTCCGGTCTCGCGGCCAGCAGGGTCGCTGGGCAAGCACTGTTTTGGCAGGATGAAGTAGAAAGCACGGCCTGAGGGCTGGT includes:
- a CDS encoding VIT and VWA domain-containing protein, producing MKSRLFFLSLLLVLSGALQGQGLIIRPDFQPASLELRRHTITAQIHEQIAVVTVEHEFYNPGSATVEGTFLFPLPASAHVSRFSMNADGKEMAGELLSAEEARRIYEDIVRKQLDPALLEMADYRTFRARIFPIPAQATRRLTLRYDANLAREGNTVTFQYPVQGTLTPRRAGGPWPEPMPRPGVPIPLEDERAYQPESVKSRQSMLHLELQTETALRNIYSPSHQVEIRPEGDRRATVDCEMSEALEGRDFLLYYSLDPNEIATTLLTHRPESDRPGYFMLLISPQVELQEDQVLARDLVLVLDTSGSMAGEKITQAKAALRYCLQRLGERDRFGLVTFSSEVRLFRPALAGASARDDALWHVDRLEATGGTNLNEALLAAHQLLRETPAGRGMIIFLTDGLPSTGVQEEGQIRRNLRQANHNGVRIFSFGVGFDVNTKLLDGIGRDHHAFADYIAPQENIGARVAKFYEKVRYPVMGNLTCEFRGTDVRLLSPRHLPDLFKGGQIILAGRYQEAGHASMTLRGQVGERWQTLQYEFDFPQRERAREFVARLWATRRVGDLLEEIRLNGENAELKNEVISLAKEFGLVTPYTSYLVREEEEFAGRALPGEVRSWERPVAPAPADRMLLQAASGAEAVALSKSIRAMKDAAVVAEDKPGRLKVVRGRTLTQHTGGVWIDAGFKPAMATVKIPFASATYFRFLRLFPEAGDFCRLGQKVIFKWRETFVEIGEQGAQQLDEAELRKLIK
- a CDS encoding RuBisCO large subunit C-terminal-like domain-containing protein, producing the protein MSYINKAYQPKPTEVLCSYYLEPAPRNTLADAAEELCKKASVDVVGGEMVHGLRACAYAVHEEGTQVAFPAELFEGGNIPQMLTIIAGKIFGLEKIASLRLQDVCFPEWWIKSFRGSAYGSGLLATFFGNPARPLVASLISPEVGLTLAAYKEKARASFLGGCDIVRDSPQICNMPANSFESRVDTILALARECAEKTGMPKMYFPNVSGPGHVVLQRTQFAVKKGCRGVVIDFQACGFSMLQMLRSEFPELVIYADRTSHATTARNKRQGISMTTLGKLARLAGADLVEIGSITGDMVETEAHVVQLHTNLLADLFKTRDPNRFDQNWHGLGNSLPVTSGGLKAADVRGLRLRFGNQLVLQFGRSMTGKEHVSQHHVEMFLDELGPLVPLV